The nucleotide sequence GCTCTAAAATTTGCTGAATCAGACATAAACAGAGTTATAGAAGATGAGCTTTCGCACTTTGTTAGGTAACAAATAAATGAAAAAAGCATCGATAATTTCAGTTGGAGCTTATGTTCCAAAAGATATCTTGACTAATTTTGACCTTGAAAAAATGGTTGAGACTAGTGATGAGTGGATAGTTAAAAGAACAGGTATAAAAACTAGGCATTTAGCAAAAAATGAAATCACTAGTGATCTAGCATATAAGGCGGCTCTTGTAGCTATACAAAGATCTGGTATAGATAAAAACGATATTGACGCGGTTATCTGCGCGACTATTACGCCTGATTATTTTTGTATGCCATCTACTGCTTGTAAAGTAGCTTCAAATTTAGGTTTGTTTGATGTGACTGCTTTTGATATAAGCGCTGCTTGTACTGGATTCATCTATCTTTTAGAGATTGCAAAATCTCTTGTTGAGAGCGGAGCTAAGAAAAATGTTCTTATCATAGGAGCAGAAAAATTAAGTTCAATCATTAATTGGGAAGATAGAAGCACTTGTGTTTTATTTGGCGATGGAGCTGGTGCTGCTATAGTTAGCTCTTTGGATGATAATTATATAATAGATGTTCATACATCAAGTGACGGTAGTAAAGGAAATTTATTAATAACTCCTGGTTGTGGCATTGTTCATCCAGCCAACAAAGATACTATCGATAAAAAACTAAATTTCTTACATATGTCAGGCAATGAAGTGTTTAAAATAGCTGTTAATACGCTAACTAAAGATGTTGTTGATATTTTAGAAAAAAACAGTATCGATAGCAAAGATATCGATCTTTTTATACCGCATCAAGCAAATTTAAGAATTATAGAAGCAGTAAAACAGCGTTTGGATTTCACAGATGAGCAGTGTGTTATAACTGTCGTGGATTACGGTAATACTAGCTCGGCTTCCATTCCTATGGCTATGAATGATGCTTATGAAGCTGGACGTCTTAAACAAGGTAGTTTAATCCTTTTAGATGCATTTGGTGGCGGTTTTACGTGGGGTTCTGCTTTGCTAAGATTTGGCGGAAAATAAGCTATCAAATAAAAACTGAATATAAATATTTTTATGCTATAATTAAATCTAACTAAATTTTAAGGAAAAATAGTGATTTATGAAGGGCAAGATATGCTTATATCTGAGTGTATGGGAATTTTGCAAGGATTAGAGCAAGACTACAAAAAATATGGTAAAAATCTTGCAAGAGAGTCGCAAAAGCAGATTGATCCTTATGATTTAGACGACATTTTAGAGTTAATTTTTGATACGATTTTTAAGACAAATTTAGATAAAGAAGCTTCATTAAAACAGATAAATAAATGTTTTGGTAATGATGAAATTTACGCTAATTATTTTATTTTGAAAGTTTTATTCCATCTTTTACATCGTTTTAGTATTTATATTTCAAAATCAGATTTAAATAGTACAATTTATATAATATATTTAGAAAATGCAATAGACGCTTTTACTCAGATCTTGATGAACACAGAAGTCGAAGCTAAAATTCCAAGCCCTCAGAGTTTTAAATTTGGAACTAGCAGCGGATTTATGCTGTTTGGCGATATAATGGATGAGTTTAGGGTGGCTTTGCGTTCAAACTCAAACTTAAGATTTTTAAATTTATACTATGGAGTAAATGTTAGCTGCGATGCTAAAGTAGTTAGTATAGAAGATGACAAAGTGCTTTTTAAGGTAGATTTGATGCAGATTTTGGCTATGAAAGAAGAGGGAAATGCGTATATATTAAAAGGCGATAGCTTAGTAAGTAACGTCAAAGCCGATATACTTAGTATAAATTTATCTAATAATACTGTTTTATTAAATAATTTTGTACGTATGGAAAATATGTTTGCAAATCAAAGAAAATTTCCTAGAGTACATCCAAATCAACATACGAAAGTTATATTATCAAATAAATTTGGAGTAAGCATCGAGGGTAAATTATACGATATTTCGCAAGGCGGAATAGGCGTAGTAAGCGTCCAAAACGGTGGATTTAAAAGCGGTGAGGAGCTTATAGCTAAGTTTAGTTTGACTATGCCAAGAACCAAAGAAGTTATTGATGTTTATTTAGAGTTAAATTTAGTAGTTGCATTGAATTATCAAGGTTCTATGCGTTACTGCTGTGAAATAGTAAAATCTCAGTCTATCACCGAAAAAATAGTTGAATTTTCTAAATTAAGAGTTAAAGATACGTTAGATGAACTGCAACAAAAGGTAGAGCTTTATAGATGAAAATGCCTGAAAGTGGCGAGTTTTATCTAGGACTTAGCGAAAATATACCATATATTTATGATAGCAAAGATCTTCTTACTCACGCAGCTATCATAGGAATGACTGGAAGCGGTAAAACAGGTCTTGGAATAAGTCTGTTAGAAGAAGCTTCATTAAACCAAATTCCAACTATAATAATAGACCCAAAAGGCGATATGACAAATCTATGCTTAGCACTTAGCAGCGAAGATGAGTTTATAGAATTTTGCGCAGATAAAAGCGTTGGAAGCAGCGTTTATGAGCAGTATAAAGCTGGTCTTGAGAGTAGTTTTGAGAATTTTGAGAGAGTTAAAAAATTTAAAAATAGTTCAGTTTTCAAGATATTTACTCCAAAAAGCAATGCAGGTCTTGGCGTTAGTTTGCTTAGTGATTTTAATGCACCTAAATTTGTTGATTTTGAGAGTTTAAATAGCTATATTATCGGAATTTGCGGTTCTATTTTATCTTTGGTTGATGTTAAAAATGATGATTTTAGCTCACCCCAGATGCTTCTTTTGCAAAATATATTTTTTAATAGATTTAGTGCAAACAAAGATCTTAGCATAGCTCAGTTGATAGAAGAGATCATAAATCCTAAATTTAAAAAAATAGGTGTTTTTGATGTAGAGAGTTTTTATCCAGCTAGTAAAAGAGCCGACTTAGCTATGAAGATAAATGCGCTTGTAGCTAGTCCTGACTTTTCTCTTTGGTGTAGCGGCGAGAGATTAGATATCTCAAATATGCTTTTTGAAAATGGCAAGCCAAGATCAAATATATTTACGATATCGCACCTAGATGATGCTAGTAGAATGTTTTTTGTAACTATTTTATTAAATGAGATAGTTTCTTGGATGAGAGGCTTAGAAGGAACGCAAAAATCTAGAGTAGTGCTATATATGGATGAGATATTTGGATATTTTCCACCAAGTGCAAATCCACCAAGCAAACTAGCTATGCTTACTTTATTAAAACAAGCAAGAGCTTTTGGGATTTGTGTTGTTTTATCTACGCAAAATCCAGTAGATATAGACTACAAAGGACTTAGTAATATAGGAACGTGGTTTATAGGAAGATTGCAAACAGCTCAAGATAAGCAAAATGTGATTAGCGGACTTAGCGGAGTTGGTAAAACTAGCGATAAAGAGATTTTAGATACTATCTCAAATTTAAAAAAACGCCAGTTTTTAGTAAAAAATATCCATAATGCAAATTTGAAAATCATAACTACTAGATGGGCGCTTAGCTACTTAAAAGGTCCGTTAAATAAAAATGATATTTCAAATCTTATGAAACATTTTGATACTAAAAATGAATCATCTGTAATACTTAACTCAAGCGCTATACTAAGTCCAGATATAGTTCAAATTTATGAATATAACAACTCAAATAAGCTTTTTTGTCATCTGCTTGGTACAGCCAAAGTGAGATTTATCTGCAGTGATGGTGAGCTTGTAAAAGATAGATTTTTTTGTTTAAAAGCAGATAGTGATGAGCTAAACTGGAGCAATGCTAAAGAAATTTCAGTTTCAAACTTCAGCTATGAAAAATATGAAAATATAGAGCTTTTAGGTGCTCCAAGATCTATCTTAAATGCAAAAAATTTAAATGAATTTGTAAAATCATTTACCGAGTTTTTATATACTAATGAAAAAGTTGTATTATATAAAGCATTTGATATAGTTTCAAATTTAAATGAGAGTAAAGATCAGTTTGTCTTAAGAGCAAAGCTCAGGGCGGACGAGCTTTTAAATGAGCAAAAAACCTTGCTTATGAGTAAATTTGAAAAAGAGAAAAGCATTTTGGAAAAAAGACTATTAAACGCTAAAAATAGTTTAGAAAAGAAGAAAAATACAGCAAATAAAAGCAGTATATTTGCAGCTATAGATATAGTAAGCGGAATTTTGTCGGCTGTTTTTGCAAAGAGATTAAGCAGTACAAAAATCTTGAGCGGTACGAAAAAAGCTACCGATGCTTTTTCAAAACATGATGATATATATGCGTCTAAAGAGACTATTTATAGTATTTTGAATGAGATTGATGAGTTGCAAAGTAGTTATGAAGCTAAGATTTCAAAGCTAAAAGAGAGTTTTGATCTTGCGAATTTACATATTGATGAAAAAATACTGCGCCCAAAAAAGAGTGATATTTTAAATGAAAAAGTATCTGTTTTATGGAAGAGTTAAAGGAGTAAAATGAACGAAAATATTGTTGCTTATGTGTTGGCTTATCTTATTGGTGCGATACCTTTTGGTTTGATTTTGGGTAGAATTTTTGGTAAAGTTAATATAACTAAAGAAGGAAGCTGCAGCATTGGAGCTACAAATGTTTTAAGAGTTCTTAAAAGTTCAAACCCAAATTTGGCAAAAAAACTTGCGGTATTAACAGTAGTTTGTGATGCTTTAAAAGCATTTATTCCTATGGTTGTAGCAAAAGTTGTTTTTGATTTGAGTGATCAAACTATCTGGACTATGGCTGTGTTATCAGTGATAGGACATTGCTTTTCGCCATATCTTAAATTTGAGGGCGGAAAAGGTGTAGCTACTGGAGCTGGAGCGCTTATTTATTTTTTACCTTTAGAGATCATCTGCGCTTTGGGAATCTGGTTTATAGTGGGAAAACTGCTTAAAATTTCTAGTTTGGCTTCGCTTTTGGCACTTTTTACTTTGATAGGAACGTCTTTTATATTTCATTATGAAATGCCTATAATCAACACTCACGCACCTATTTTTATCATATCGTTTATTGTTTTATATAAGCATATTCCAAACATAAAAAGGCTTTTGAGCGGTTCTGAAAAGAGGGTGATTTGATAACTGTTTTTGTGGAGGATTTTAAATTTAAAACGATAATTGGTCTTTTGGATTTTGAGCGAGTTAAGCTTCAAAAAATAAGAGTTGATATGAGTTTTAAGGCTGATGAATTTGTTGATTATGCTTTTGTGTGTGAGCATACTAGAAATGAGTTTGAAAAAATGAAATTTAAAAAAGTTGAAGACGCTTTGCAATATTTCAAAAACAATTTTAAAGAAATTTTTCCATCTCTTGAGTACTTTTATATGAAAATTTCAAAAGTAAAAATCATTTCAAATGCCACGGTTGGAGCAAAAATCGAGCAGCTTTATTAAATTAAATTTAAAATAACTTGAAAAATTGCTTAATTTATGGTACAATCACAAATAAATTTGCGCTTTAAGGAAAGTATAATGAGAATTTTGATAGTAGAGGATGAAGTTACGCTTAACAAAACTATAGCAGAAGGCTTACAGGAGTTTGGTTACCAAACAGATAGTTCAGAAAGTTTTAAGGACGCTGAATATTATATAGGTATTAGAAACTATGATTTGGTTCTTAGTGATTGGATGCTTCCTGATGGAGATGGCGTTGATCTTATAAATGTCATCAAGCAAAAGAGTCCGCGCACTTCAGCAGTTATCATATCTGCTAAAGACGATAAAGAGAGTGAGATAAAAGCTTTAAGAGCAGGAGCTGATGACTATATAAAAAAACCGTTTGATTTTGAAGTTTTAGTAGCTCGTCTTGAAGCTAGATTAAGATTTGGCGGTACAAACGTTATTAAAATAGACGATTTAATTATTGATCCAGATGAAGAAAAAATTACATATCTTGGTCAAGAAATAGAGCTAAAAGGCAAACCGTTTGAAGTTTTAACTCATCTTGCTAGACACAGCGATCAAATAGTAAGTAAAGAGCAGCTTTTAGATGCTATTTGGGAAGAGCCAGAGCTCGTTACTCCAAATGTTATTGAAGTTGCTATAAATCAAATACGCCAAAAAATGGATAAACCGCTAAACATCTCTACTATAGAAACCGTAAGACGTCGCGGATATAGATTTTGCTTCCCCAAAAAAGCTTAAGGGCTAGATTTGCTCTACAATTAGCATCTGCTTCTACGATGCTAATTGTAATCTTTTCGGTGATGTTGTATCACTATATAAAAATAACTATTTTTGAAAATATAGTACAAAGCTTGACTATAGAAGCAAATAATATACTTGACTCAAAAGAACCTCTTCAAATGGGTGAGCTTGAGTTTTACTATCCACAATCTCAGAATTTGACAGTCGTTGGAGTTGAAGAAAATACTGATAACTTATCAAGACCTAAATTTATCCAGAGCGAAGATGAAAATAGCACTTATCTGACGCTTTACTATCCATATAAAGATAATATGGTATTAGCACTTAAAAAAAATACTACCGAATATAGCAGCGTTGTAAATCAAGTTTTGGTAGATATACTAATTATAAATGCAACTGCTATATTTTTAATACTTTTTTATGCGTTATTTTTATCAAGAATGTTGCTTTTACCTATAAAAATGCTTAGCTTGAGACTCGGTCAGTTAAATGAGAGATTTTTACAAGAAGTTAGTATAGATGAACTTCCAGATGAGTTTAAACCTCTTGGCGATGGAATTAATAGGCTTATAAGTAGAATTTTGACTTTTGTTCAGTATCAAAAAGAACTTTTTGTTGGAGCCGCCCATGAGCTAAAAACACCTTTGGCGGTTATGAAAACTAAGAATGAAGTAACCCTAATAAAACAAAGAGAACCGGAAAAATATATAGAAGCACTGAAAAATAATAATGTGTCAATAGATCAAATGAATAAAATGATTGGTTCTATTTTGGAGATCGGTCGGCAAGAAGGTGCTCAGTTTGAACAACCTTCAAACGTAGATATAATAGCGTATTTAAATGAAATTGGAAATAACTTTTTGATATTAGCAAAGGGTGAGGGTAAAAATATAAAAATGAGTTTGAAACCACAGACTTTAAAGATGTTTTTACAACCTACTTTATTTTTACATGTTATACAAAATTTTGTTCAAAATGCTATCAAATTTTCACCTCCAAACGCTACTGTAGAGATTAAAGCAAACTTATTAAACAATGAATTTGTAGTAAAAGTAGTAGATGAAGGTTCAGGAATAGATGAAAATAAAGATCTATTTGCTCCATTTAAGAGATATGGAGATAAAGGCGGAGCCGGACTTGGATTATTTTTAGCAAAAGGAGCTGCTCAGGCGCTTGGCGGTCATATAGAGATAAGAAATAGAAAAGATAGAAGCGGTGCTATAGCTACTTTTATACTACCTATAAAAACCAAAAATAGAAAAATACAAAAAAACATTTCAAATTCAAAGTTTTTAAAGTAAAAATATTGTATAAAGTGGCTTTTAAAATAGTACTGAAAGGTTTGAGATGTCTCTCATGATAACTAAAGACTGCATCAGTTGTGATGCTTGCCGCGAAGAGTGCCCAGATGAGGCTATATACGAAGATGAGCCTACATATATGATAGATCCAGATAGGTGTAGTGAGTGTATAAGCGACTATGCTGAGCCTGCTTGTATAGTGATATGTCCGGTTGATTGTATAGTTCCAGATCCTGATAATATAGAAACTCCAGAAGAGTTAAAATTAAAACACGAACAGTATTTAGAAGGGAATTAATGCCAAAAAGAGTAGCAGTCATAGATCTTGGTTCAAACTCGGCTAGAATGGCGATTTTTGAGCGTACTAGTAGGCTTGGATTTTATATACTGCGTGAATATAAGATAAAAGTTAGACTTGGTGAGGGTGCTTATGAAAATGGTGGAGTTTTACAAGACGCGGCTATGGATAAGGTATTTTACGCTTTTAGTGAGTTCAAGCATTTTTTAAATTTATACGGTGTAAATAAGGTTTTATGTGCAGGAACTTCTGCTCTTAGAGATGCTCCAAATTCAAATTTATTTATCAAAAGAGTGCAAGAGAAGCTGGGTCTTGGACTAAAGGTTATAGATGGTCAAATGGAGGCTTTTTACGGCGGAATTGCAGCTATAAATTTACTAAATCCGTTAAAAGAAGCGACTACTATAGATATAGGCGGTGGTTCTACTGAGCTAGCGAAGATAAAAGATGGTAAAATTATAGATGTTATATCACTAAATGTGGGGACGGTTAGATTAAAAGAGCTGTTTTTTGATAAAAAAGATATAGGTGGAGCTTCTAAATTTGTGCAAAAACTGATTTCTGAAGTGCCTAGCCATTTTCATTCAAATAATATAATTGCCATAGGCGGCAGCTTAAGAGCTCTTGCTAATGCTATAATGCAGATAAAAAATCATCCTTTAAAACTTGTTCATAATTTCTCGTACAGTTACAAAGATTATGGCGATTTGATAGAAAAAATAGCCTTTACGGGCGTACTAGATCTAAAAAATTTTCCTATAAAAAAAGATAGATATGATACTATCAGAGAAGGCGCTATGATATTTTGCACTCTAGTAAAAGAGTTAGAAGCAAAAAATATATATACAAGCGGAGCAGGAGTTAGAGAAGGTATATTTATAACAAATTTGCTTAAGCCTTGTGTGAAAACTAAATTTTTAAAAGCTATGCCTCAGCAGATAAATATCAAATTTCCAAATAATTTTAATCCTAGTCTTAGAAGTTTGCAAGATAGATTTGCAAAAAGAAGCAATCAAACTACGATAAAATACGTAAAAGAGTTATTTGAAGTTTTAAGACCGCTTCATAAAGTAGATGATAAGTATCTTTTTGAGCTTATCACTGCTGCAAAACTTTATAATATCGGCAGATCAGTCGGCTTTTACTCTGAGCATTCTCATAGTAGTTATTTGGTCAAAAATGGACTAAACTACGGATATACGCATGAACAAAAATCTCTCATAGCATCTATCATAGAGTATCAAGGCAGACAGATTAGTGATTTGGGTGAATTTAAAGATCTACTTCCTGATATAAATGATCTGAGATGGCTTAGTTTTTTACTCGGTCTTGCTAAATCATTGAGCATATCTAATACGGTTAGTTTTAAATTTATAAATCATACTCTACATATTTATGGCGTGAAGAACTTTTTTATGGTCAAAGATAATATCAAAAAACTTGTAAAACCTACTATATTTGCAATAACTTTTGACTAATTATAACCCTTCAAGAACTATATAATAAATTTGATCAATGTAAAAATCATTCATATGGGAACTCTTTTTTGTTTCAAAAAGAGTTTTTATATCTTTTGGATCAAACGTAGCTTTACCGATACATCTTTTGTGTGCTGGTAAAAATCCTCTTGTTAGAGTTAAATTTGAATCAACTATCTCATCGCATACAAAACATCTCAAATCTTTGTGCAACCTACCTTCAAACTCAAGTATGTCAAGATACGCTTCTATAATTATACGTTTTGGATTTTGTTTTTCAAATTTGTATGAGCATAACTCCAAAAGAGAGTAGTAAAACTCATCTATATCTTCAACATCTCTTAAGTGTTCATACAAAAGTCTCATAAAATTTTGCCATACTAATAGTCGATCTCTATAAAATAACCATGAAAATCCAAGATGCATAGTTCCTCTTAAATGTGGTAAAAAATTTCCATTTTCCACAAGCTCAAAGTCAAGTTTAAAGCCTTGAGTGATAACAGAATGTCTTGCACCATAAAATCTGTAGCATTTTATCAACTTATCTTTAGATAATATAAATACCAAACAGTCTTCATCGCGTACTTTTTGTACTTTTAAGATATATCCTTGCATCTTACTTAAAGAATGAGTGTAAGATTTTTAGCATATCATCAGGATTTGAGATGTGATTTATCTCATTCCTAAATGAACTTGCTCCATCTATACCTTTTGAGTATTCATGTAGATGTTTTCTAAATATTCCTATGCCGTGCTCACCGTAATAATTCAGCATTTCGTTAAAATGCTCTAAAATAATCTGTTTTTTAATATTTTTATCTACTGTTTTTTTATGCTTTATCTCATAAAATATCCAAGGATTTCCTATACTTGCTCTGCCTATCATGACCCCATCACAGCTAGTGAGTTGTAGTATTTCATCTGCATTTTTTGCATTTATATCGCCGTTTGCAATGACTGGTATAGACACGCTTTGCTTGACTAAGCCTATAGCTTCATAATCGACCTTAGCACTGTATCCTCCAGCTCTTGTTCTACCATGAACGCAGATGAAATCAGCCCCCGCATTTTCTATATCTTTTGCTATATTATGTACGGTTTTGTTGTTAAATCCAAGGCGTATTTTGACTGAAGTGTAGTGTTTTTTTGATGTTTTTTTGATAGTTTCTACTATTTCACATAGTGTTTTTATATCATTTAATAGAGCAGATCCTGCATTTTGTTTTACAACTTTTGGAACAGGGCAGCCACAGTTTAGATCGATTCCGTCGATTCCGTCGATATCATTTAAAATTTGAACTGCTTGTTCGATGATCTTAGAGCCGTTTCCGGCTAATTGTACTATATATGGTGTTTCTAAGGGATTTTTTTCTATCATCGAAACTGTTTTGTTATTTTCATATACTAAAGCGTTTGAGCTTATCATCTCACTTACTGTAACATCGCAGCCAAATTTTTTTACAATCCCTCTAAGAGGCAGGTCTGAAAAACCTGCCAAAGGCGCTAAAAATAGCGGTTTTGAACTAAAATCTATCATTTATAAAACATATCTATCGGAGCTAATTTTCCACTTTCTCTTAAAAATAGTAATGTTTTTATCTTATCAAAATCCCCATGCTCTATAGAAGCTAAACTCTCTCTTAGCTTATCTAGCATTTGCAAGTCATAAAGTATGTATAAATACGCTTCCATAGCATTTGAATGCTCGTTTTTTAGCCTATCAAGCATCGATATAAGTTTATCTGGATCAAGTTTTGTTTTTAGAAGAATAGCTAGCTTGATATACTCATCACAGCTAAATTCGTTTTTGTTTATCATATTAAATAGATCAGAACTTGCAATTTCAAAATTTTCATTTTTAACATATCTTTTTACAAGGCTAAATATATCATCATTCGTATAAGCAAAGTTAAATTTACAAAGTTCGATATAGCTCGCAAAGTTTATAAGCGCATTATAAGCTTCTTTATAAATCGCGTCGTTTATCTCATTTTTGCTAGAGATCAAAGTTATGGCGTATTTATAATCAGCTTTTATTTTGTTTTTTTCATTTTGTATAAATAGAGGGTTTGTTTTTAATATTTTAAATTTTTTTATATCGCAAGCCTCGCCGTTTTTAACTTTTTTAGATAATTCATAAGCAGATTTTAACTCCTCGTTTTTTAAATTTGGCTCACCAAGATCCACCCAAGGAGAGAGTGATTTTGTGATTTCGCTAGGACTTAAAAATAGATCTGTTTTAAAATCTTTATTTGATTCAAGACCTAGATATATCTCTTTTGCTAAAGTATTATAAAGCTGTAGATCATTTTTAACTGCTCTTGCGTCTAAAAAGTTTTTAAAACCGTAATAACTCATATGAAGTATGCTAAGTAGCGCAAACAATGCTATAGGCAGAATGATCCATGTTGCTATAGGTAAGTTTATATTGTACTCAAATACATTAACGCTAAAGTCTTGGTTGATAAATGAAAATGTCATTACCCATACTACAGCTATATATACAACAGAATAAAATATATATCTTCTTGTTTTCATTGCATATCCTTATTTTTATTATTTTTTTCTATGATTTCGCGACAAGTTATACAGTATTTTGCATTAGGTTTTACTTTAAGTCGCTCTATATCTATCTCATCTTCGCACATATCGCAAATTCCATAAGTGTTATTTGCAATCTTTTTCAAAGACTCGTCTATTTCGTTTAATTCAGATCTTTGCTTAGCAGATATCGAATGTTCTAGTATCGCATCGGCGTTTATGCTTGCAAAATCAAACTCATCGCTAGCACCGCTTTGTCGTAAGCCGTTTATCTCGTCTGCTGCGTCAAGTATGTTTTTGTTGATCTGAATTTTACGTTCTTCAAGAAGATTTTTAAAAAACTCTAAGTCGCTTTGTCTCATCTGCTTCCTTTATTTATGATATGGATGATTTGCGTTGATGCAAAGTCCCCTAAAAATTTGCTCAAAAAGCATTAATTTTGCTATTTTATGCGCTAAAGTCATCTTTGATAGGCTGATTAATCTGTTCATTTTTGTTTTGAACTGAGGACTAAGTCCATAAGC is from Campylobacter fetus subsp. testudinum 03-427 and encodes:
- the cosS gene encoding two-component system sensor histidine kinase (Pfam matches to PF02518.22 HATPase_c, and to PF00512.21 HisKA) translates to MLPQKSLRARFALQLASASTMLIVIFSVMLYHYIKITIFENIVQSLTIEANNILDSKEPLQMGELEFYYPQSQNLTVVGVEENTDNLSRPKFIQSEDENSTYLTLYYPYKDNMVLALKKNTTEYSSVVNQVLVDILIINATAIFLILFYALFLSRMLLLPIKMLSLRLGQLNERFLQEVSIDELPDEFKPLGDGINRLISRILTFVQYQKELFVGAAHELKTPLAVMKTKNEVTLIKQREPEKYIEALKNNNVSIDQMNKMIGSILEIGRQEGAQFEQPSNVDIIAYLNEIGNNFLILAKGEGKNIKMSLKPQTLKMFLQPTLFLHVIQNFVQNAIKFSPPNATVEIKANLLNNEFVVKVVDEGSGIDENKDLFAPFKRYGDKGGAGLGLFLAKGAAQALGGHIEIRNRKDRSGAIATFILPIKTKNRKIQKNISNSKFLK
- a CDS encoding putative membrane protein (AAA domain) (Pfam match to PF12846.3 AAA_10) — protein: MKMPESGEFYLGLSENIPYIYDSKDLLTHAAIIGMTGSGKTGLGISLLEEASLNQIPTIIIDPKGDMTNLCLALSSEDEFIEFCADKSVGSSVYEQYKAGLESSFENFERVKKFKNSSVFKIFTPKSNAGLGVSLLSDFNAPKFVDFESLNSYIIGICGSILSLVDVKNDDFSSPQMLLLQNIFFNRFSANKDLSIAQLIEEIINPKFKKIGVFDVESFYPASKRADLAMKINALVASPDFSLWCSGERLDISNMLFENGKPRSNIFTISHLDDASRMFFVTILLNEIVSWMRGLEGTQKSRVVLYMDEIFGYFPPSANPPSKLAMLTLLKQARAFGICVVLSTQNPVDIDYKGLSNIGTWFIGRLQTAQDKQNVISGLSGVGKTSDKEILDTISNLKKRQFLVKNIHNANLKIITTRWALSYLKGPLNKNDISNLMKHFDTKNESSVILNSSAILSPDIVQIYEYNNSNKLFCHLLGTAKVRFICSDGELVKDRFFCLKADSDELNWSNAKEISVSNFSYEKYENIELLGAPRSILNAKNLNEFVKSFTEFLYTNEKVVLYKAFDIVSNLNESKDQFVLRAKLRADELLNEQKTLLMSKFEKEKSILEKRLLNAKNSLEKKKNTANKSSIFAAIDIVSGILSAVFAKRLSSTKILSGTKKATDAFSKHDDIYASKETIYSILNEIDELQSSYEAKISKLKESFDLANLHIDEKILRPKKSDILNEKVSVLWKS
- a CDS encoding PilZ domain-containing protein, with the protein product MIYEGQDMLISECMGILQGLEQDYKKYGKNLARESQKQIDPYDLDDILELIFDTIFKTNLDKEASLKQINKCFGNDEIYANYFILKVLFHLLHRFSIYISKSDLNSTIYIIYLENAIDAFTQILMNTEVEAKIPSPQSFKFGTSSGFMLFGDIMDEFRVALRSNSNLRFLNLYYGVNVSCDAKVVSIEDDKVLFKVDLMQILAMKEEGNAYILKGDSLVSNVKADILSINLSNNTVLLNNFVRMENMFANQRKFPRVHPNQHTKVILSNKFGVSIEGKLYDISQGGIGVVSVQNGGFKSGEELIAKFSLTMPRTKEVIDVYLELNLVVALNYQGSMRYCCEIVKSQSITEKIVEFSKLRVKDTLDELQQKVELYR
- the fdxB gene encoding ferredoxin (Pfam match to PF13237.2 Fer4_10); the encoded protein is MSLMITKDCISCDACREECPDEAIYEDEPTYMIDPDRCSECISDYAEPACIVICPVDCIVPDPDNIETPEELKLKHEQYLEGN
- the plsY gene encoding acyl phosphate:glycerol-3-phosphate acyltransferase (Pfam match to PF02660.11 G3P_acyltransf); this encodes MNENIVAYVLAYLIGAIPFGLILGRIFGKVNITKEGSCSIGATNVLRVLKSSNPNLAKKLAVLTVVCDALKAFIPMVVAKVVFDLSDQTIWTMAVLSVIGHCFSPYLKFEGGKGVATGAGALIYFLPLEIICALGIWFIVGKLLKISSLASLLALFTLIGTSFIFHYEMPIINTHAPIFIISFIVLYKHIPNIKRLLSGSEKRVI
- the folB gene encoding dihydroneopterin aldolase (Pfam match to PF02152.14 FolB), with the translated sequence MITVFVEDFKFKTIIGLLDFERVKLQKIRVDMSFKADEFVDYAFVCEHTRNEFEKMKFKKVEDALQYFKNNFKEIFPSLEYFYMKISKVKIISNATVGAKIEQLY
- the fabH gene encoding beta-ketoacyl-[acp] synthase III (KASIII) (Pfam matches to PF08541.6 ACP_syn_III_C, and to PF08545.6 ACP_syn_III), coding for MKKASIISVGAYVPKDILTNFDLEKMVETSDEWIVKRTGIKTRHLAKNEITSDLAYKAALVAIQRSGIDKNDIDAVICATITPDYFCMPSTACKVASNLGLFDVTAFDISAACTGFIYLLEIAKSLVESGAKKNVLIIGAEKLSSIINWEDRSTCVLFGDGAGAAIVSSLDDNYIIDVHTSSDGSKGNLLITPGCGIVHPANKDTIDKKLNFLHMSGNEVFKIAVNTLTKDVVDILEKNSIDSKDIDLFIPHQANLRIIEAVKQRLDFTDEQCVITVVDYGNTSSASIPMAMNDAYEAGRLKQGSLILLDAFGGGFTWGSALLRFGGK
- the cosR gene encoding two-component system response regulator (Pfam matches to PF00072.20 Response_reg, and to PF00486.24 Trans_reg_C), with translation MRILIVEDEVTLNKTIAEGLQEFGYQTDSSESFKDAEYYIGIRNYDLVLSDWMLPDGDGVDLINVIKQKSPRTSAVIISAKDDKESEIKALRAGADDYIKKPFDFEVLVARLEARLRFGGTNVIKIDDLIIDPDEEKITYLGQEIELKGKPFEVLTHLARHSDQIVSKEQLLDAIWEEPELVTPNVIEVAINQIRQKMDKPLNISTIETVRRRGYRFCFPKKA